One window of Bacillus sp. THAF10 genomic DNA carries:
- a CDS encoding S1 domain-containing RNA-binding protein, with the protein MSIEVGSKLQGKVTGITNFGAFVELPGGTTGLVHISEVADNYVKDINDHLKVGDEVQVKVINVEKDGKIGLSIKKASDTYREPQPRSAQSTQRPNSQQRSSQRPPRGKREEFRPKENFEQKMARFLKDSEDRLTSLKRNTESKRGGRGARRG; encoded by the coding sequence ATGTCAATCGAAGTAGGCAGCAAGTTACAGGGTAAGGTAACAGGAATAACTAATTTCGGCGCGTTTGTTGAATTGCCTGGAGGAACAACAGGGCTTGTTCACATTAGTGAAGTAGCTGACAATTATGTTAAGGACATTAACGATCACTTAAAAGTAGGTGATGAAGTCCAGGTAAAAGTAATTAACGTGGAGAAGGACGGAAAAATCGGTCTTTCTATTAAAAAGGCAAGTGACACGTACCGCGAGCCGCAACCACGTTCAGCTCAATCAACACAACGCCCAAACAGCCAACAACGCTCAAGTCAGCGACCACCACGTGGAAAAAGAGAAGAATTCCGTCCAAAGGAAAACTTTGAACAGAAAATGGCAAGGTTTTTAAAAGATAGTGAAGACCGCTTAACTTCCCTTAAGCGTAACACGGAATCAAAACGCGGAGGTCGCGGAGCAAGAAGAGGCTAA